The proteins below are encoded in one region of Paenisporosarcina cavernae:
- a CDS encoding post-transcriptional regulator produces the protein MSSYEAEIYENVLPALESKKQEFHLYQYTTVSEKDIWNYLVKKKWRKKNLADMRLYEIVNDIMETSPAAYMTHTQIEEFRTANWFSELNKEELDVLLQSSKSQEDQEEENGKSI, from the coding sequence ATGTCGAGCTACGAAGCGGAGATTTATGAAAATGTCTTACCAGCGCTTGAAAGCAAAAAACAAGAATTTCATCTTTACCAATACACAACAGTTTCTGAAAAAGATATATGGAATTATTTGGTCAAAAAAAAATGGCGTAAAAAAAATCTAGCAGACATGCGCTTGTATGAAATAGTGAATGATATTATGGAAACGTCTCCTGCAGCATATATGACACATACTCAAATTGAAGAATTCCGCACTGCCAACTGGTTCTCCGAGTTGAATAAAGAAGAATTAGACGTGTTACTCCAGTCATCTAAATCACAGGAAGACCAAGAGGAAGAAAACGGAAAGTCCATTTGA
- a CDS encoding phosphotransferase, producing the protein MKENVWRVESGTKKKSLKRYDSYYLFQKVVDIHQSLSEINFPHILPLSSDFTSLEIMQPWVQTNSVHQFESSVIRKRAWNALKKLHNTNRVIDWQNVGNIPPFDLIKKWSYRIDQFHKYQDFIEHYLGKKLFQLIASSASTFTEKLTPFSTDSNTLLHGDIVHHNFIFAEKETYLIDFDLACLGNEKQEEILLFHRFLPYMNYHLPQLIYEFPEAEELVDYLKIPNEIMREWIYAAKLPESQLPIAIPRLRAFTQKAMPQFQNLWYN; encoded by the coding sequence AAGAAAATGTGTGGCGAGTGGAATCAGGGACAAAGAAGAAAAGTTTAAAAAGGTACGATTCGTATTATCTTTTCCAAAAAGTAGTCGATATTCATCAATCCCTAAGTGAGATAAACTTTCCACATATTCTTCCGCTATCCTCTGATTTTACGTCACTTGAAATTATGCAACCATGGGTACAAACAAACAGTGTTCATCAGTTCGAATCGTCCGTTATCCGAAAAAGAGCTTGGAATGCGCTCAAAAAACTGCATAACACAAATCGAGTGATCGATTGGCAAAACGTGGGAAACATCCCTCCTTTTGATTTAATAAAGAAGTGGTCATATCGCATTGATCAATTTCATAAATATCAAGATTTCATTGAACATTATCTTGGAAAAAAGTTATTTCAATTGATCGCATCTTCTGCATCCACGTTTACTGAAAAATTGACGCCTTTTTCGACTGACTCCAACACACTGTTGCATGGAGATATCGTCCATCACAATTTTATTTTTGCAGAAAAAGAAACGTATTTAATCGATTTTGATCTCGCTTGCCTGGGAAATGAAAAGCAGGAAGAAATTCTATTGTTTCACCGATTTTTGCCTTATATGAATTATCATCTTCCGCAGCTTATCTACGAGTTTCCGGAAGCGGAAGAATTGGTCGATTATTTGAAAATACCTAATGAAATTATGAGAGAGTGGATTTACGCAGCAAAACTTCCAGAAAGTCAGTTGCCAATTGCTATTCCAAGGTTAAGGGCTTTTACGCAGAAGGCAATGCCTCAATTTCAAAATTTGTGGTACAATTAA
- the tgt gene encoding tRNA guanosine(34) transglycosylase Tgt: MTAIRYELIKTDKQTGARLGIVHTPHGSFETPTFMPVGTQATVKTMAPEDLKVMEAGIILSNTYHLWLRPGHEIIREAGGLHKFMNWDRAILTDSGGFQVFSLSEFRQIEEEGVHFRNHLNGDKLFLSPEKAIEVQNALGSDIMMSFDECPAYPATYDYMKASVERTSRWAERGLKAHARPQDQGLFGIVQGGEFEDLRKMSAQDLVSLDFPGYSIGGLSVGEPKDVMNRVIEFTTPHLPANKPRYLMGVGSPDSLIDGAIRGIDMFDCVLPTRIARNGTLMTSQGRLVVKGAKYERDFGPIDPKCDCYTCKNYSRAYVRHLIRTEETFGLRLTTYHNLYFLMNLMKQVRQAIREDRLLDFKHEFFEEYGYNKPNAKNF; encoded by the coding sequence ATGACAGCAATCCGCTATGAATTAATTAAAACTGATAAACAAACGGGAGCTAGACTTGGAATAGTCCACACTCCACATGGCTCATTTGAAACACCTACGTTCATGCCCGTTGGGACGCAAGCAACTGTGAAAACAATGGCGCCGGAAGATTTAAAAGTGATGGAAGCAGGAATCATTTTAAGTAATACCTACCATTTATGGCTTCGTCCTGGTCACGAAATTATCCGCGAAGCGGGTGGACTTCACAAATTTATGAACTGGGATCGCGCTATTTTAACGGATTCTGGTGGCTTCCAAGTATTTAGCTTAAGTGAATTTCGTCAAATTGAAGAGGAAGGCGTTCACTTCCGTAATCATTTAAATGGCGATAAATTATTCTTGAGTCCAGAGAAAGCGATTGAAGTTCAAAATGCACTTGGTTCCGATATTATGATGTCGTTTGACGAATGTCCCGCATATCCAGCAACGTATGATTACATGAAAGCAAGTGTAGAGCGTACGTCACGTTGGGCAGAAAGAGGATTAAAAGCCCATGCTAGACCACAAGATCAGGGCTTGTTTGGCATCGTCCAAGGTGGGGAGTTTGAAGATCTTCGTAAGATGAGTGCACAAGATTTAGTGTCACTTGACTTCCCAGGTTATTCTATCGGAGGGTTATCGGTTGGAGAACCGAAAGATGTGATGAATCGAGTGATTGAATTTACAACACCGCATCTACCTGCAAATAAACCTCGTTATTTAATGGGGGTTGGATCTCCGGATTCGTTAATTGATGGAGCTATTCGTGGAATTGACATGTTTGACTGTGTATTACCTACTCGTATAGCTCGAAATGGTACGTTAATGACAAGTCAAGGGCGTTTAGTAGTAAAAGGTGCGAAATATGAACGTGACTTTGGACCAATCGATCCAAAATGTGATTGTTATACATGCAAAAACTATTCTCGTGCATATGTCCGTCATTTAATTCGAACAGAAGAAACATTTGGTCTACGTTTAACAACGTATCATAACTTGTATTTCCTGATGAATTTGATGAAACAAGTACGTCAAGCTATTCGAGAAGACCGTTTACTCGACTTTAAACACGAGTTTTTTGAAGAATATGGGTATAACAAACCGAATGCAAAAAACTTTTAA
- the ruvA gene encoding Holliday junction branch migration protein RuvA encodes MYDYIKGQVTRITPEYLTLEQHGIGYQLALPNPYVFSISSEEVQIYTYLHVREDAQILFGFPNVQEREVFRKLLQVSGIGPKGALAILATGQPSHVVDAIEREDEGFLVKFPGVGKKTARQMILDLKGKLGELTSAIPTEGIFMEEHIGGKVDNPSLEEALLALTALGYSEKELAKVKPILEEIEASSTDAYMKKALQLLLKLS; translated from the coding sequence TTGTACGATTACATAAAGGGTCAAGTAACAAGAATCACACCAGAATACCTAACGTTAGAGCAACATGGGATTGGATATCAGTTAGCACTACCTAATCCGTATGTCTTTTCCATTTCCTCGGAGGAAGTACAAATTTATACGTATTTGCATGTTCGAGAGGATGCGCAGATTTTATTCGGATTTCCGAATGTCCAAGAAAGGGAAGTTTTTCGGAAGCTTCTTCAAGTCTCAGGAATTGGTCCAAAAGGTGCGTTAGCCATTTTAGCGACAGGGCAACCATCTCATGTAGTCGATGCGATTGAACGAGAAGATGAGGGGTTTCTTGTGAAATTTCCGGGTGTTGGAAAGAAAACCGCAAGACAAATGATCTTAGATTTAAAAGGGAAGTTAGGAGAGTTAACTTCAGCCATTCCTACCGAAGGGATTTTCATGGAAGAGCACATCGGAGGGAAGGTGGACAATCCTTCATTAGAAGAAGCGCTGTTAGCCCTAACGGCACTTGGGTATTCGGAAAAGGAACTAGCAAAAGTGAAACCTATTTTGGAAGAAATAGAGGCATCTTCCACGGATGCATACATGAAAAAAGCACTTCAATTATTATTAAAACTATCGTAG
- the ruvB gene encoding Holliday junction branch migration DNA helicase RuvB: protein MDERMVSGSQTEFDDRFEQSLRPQFLSQYIGQDKVKDNLHIFVEAAKMRQESLDHVLLYGPPGLGKTTLAAVIANEMNVQIKMTSGPAIERPGDLAAIVSSLEPGDVLFIDEIHRLNRSIEEILYPAMEDFCLDIVVGKGPTARSVRFELPPFTLIGATTRAGALSAPLRDRFGVLLRLEYYETKHLTQIVERSASLFGAEVDSISASEIASRSRGTPRIANRLLKRVRDFAQVRANGSITETIAKEALELLQVDPLGLDHIDHKLLLHMMDRFQGGPVGLDTISASIGEESTTIEDVYEPYLLQIGFLQRTPRGRVVTKEAYDHFGRAFIEKK from the coding sequence TTGGACGAACGAATGGTATCAGGTAGTCAGACGGAATTTGATGATCGTTTTGAACAATCTTTAAGACCTCAATTTCTGTCTCAATATATTGGACAAGATAAAGTAAAAGACAACTTACACATTTTTGTAGAAGCGGCAAAAATGAGGCAAGAAAGTTTAGATCATGTGTTATTATATGGTCCTCCAGGTCTTGGAAAGACAACATTAGCCGCTGTTATTGCGAATGAAATGAATGTACAAATTAAGATGACAAGTGGTCCTGCAATCGAGCGACCGGGCGATCTTGCAGCTATAGTGAGTTCACTTGAACCAGGAGATGTATTATTTATCGATGAAATTCATCGACTAAACCGCTCGATAGAAGAAATTTTATATCCTGCTATGGAAGATTTCTGCTTAGATATTGTCGTTGGTAAAGGACCTACAGCTAGAAGTGTTCGGTTTGAATTGCCTCCATTTACATTGATAGGAGCTACGACAAGAGCAGGAGCTTTATCAGCACCACTTCGTGATCGTTTTGGCGTATTGTTGCGTTTAGAATACTATGAGACGAAACATTTAACACAAATCGTGGAAAGAAGTGCAAGCTTATTTGGAGCGGAAGTGGATTCGATTTCAGCTAGTGAGATAGCTAGTCGATCTAGAGGCACTCCTCGTATTGCAAATCGTTTACTAAAGCGTGTGCGAGACTTTGCTCAAGTGAGGGCAAATGGTTCTATTACGGAAACGATTGCAAAAGAGGCATTAGAGCTATTACAAGTAGACCCTTTAGGATTAGATCATATTGACCATAAATTGCTCCTTCATATGATGGATCGGTTCCAAGGTGGACCAGTCGGTTTAGACACTATCTCAGCAAGTATTGGAGAAGAATCTACGACGATTGAGGATGTGTATGAACCATACTTGTTGCAAATTGGTTTCCTTCAACGAACACCTCGAGGAAGAGTTGTTACGAAGGAAGCATACGATCATTTTGGCCGAGCCTTTATAGAAAAAAAGTAA
- a CDS encoding LapA family protein: MKFQWSLLMALLFAVIVAIFAVMNVDTVPVNYAFGTAEWPLILVILGSALLGALISGSVAIFRSFVLQRKVNQLEKELAEKEGLLATKQNEIAAYEKSSSIQEDAILTDENTTI; the protein is encoded by the coding sequence ATGAAATTTCAATGGTCTTTACTAATGGCATTGCTTTTCGCGGTTATTGTGGCAATTTTTGCAGTGATGAATGTTGATACAGTTCCTGTAAACTATGCGTTTGGAACTGCTGAATGGCCACTTATTTTGGTCATTTTAGGATCAGCATTACTCGGTGCATTGATCAGTGGTTCCGTTGCAATCTTTCGGTCATTTGTTTTACAGCGTAAAGTAAACCAGTTAGAGAAAGAGTTAGCTGAAAAAGAAGGATTACTTGCAACGAAACAAAACGAGATTGCAGCGTATGAAAAAAGTTCTTCTATTCAAGAAGATGCCATCTTAACAGATGAAAATACAACAATTTAA
- the yajC gene encoding preprotein translocase subunit YajC, producing METLIGLSPIILMFVVMWFFIIRPAQKRQKQTASMQSSLKRGDRIVTVGGLHGTVDAVDDTTVFLTVGDNNRMQFERAAVARILSETN from the coding sequence ATGGAAACGTTAATTGGTTTATCACCCATTATATTGATGTTTGTTGTTATGTGGTTTTTCATCATACGTCCAGCTCAAAAGAGACAAAAGCAAACTGCTTCTATGCAATCTTCTTTAAAACGTGGCGATCGTATCGTAACGGTTGGAGGTCTTCATGGAACGGTTGACGCGGTTGATGACACAACGGTCTTTTTAACAGTTGGTGACAACAATCGCATGCAATTTGAACGTGCAGCAGTAGCTCGCATTCTTTCAGAAACTAACTAG
- a CDS encoding DUF421 domain-containing protein, producing the protein MELYLTIVWRTFFLYALVYIILRWMGKREVGELSMIDLVIFVMIAEVASFAIDDVKRPILVAVLPMVMLLIIQRTLAFIGMKNKKIRDLLDGDPSLIIRDGILMQKEMHKQRYNLDDLFQQLREKQVGSISEVAYAYLESSGNLSIFKKGESLLHLPLIVDGEIQQNHLKAMQKTTEWLQQFLDQHQVEANDIFFAVYEEPEFIFQLKEDSF; encoded by the coding sequence ATGGAATTATATTTAACAATTGTTTGGAGAACTTTCTTTTTATACGCATTGGTATATATCATTTTACGGTGGATGGGTAAACGAGAAGTAGGAGAACTCAGCATGATAGACTTAGTCATTTTTGTCATGATTGCAGAGGTAGCATCTTTTGCAATAGATGATGTCAAAAGACCTATTCTAGTCGCGGTGCTTCCGATGGTGATGTTACTCATTATTCAACGCACTTTAGCGTTTATTGGCATGAAAAATAAAAAGATTCGTGATTTACTCGATGGTGATCCATCGCTAATTATTCGTGACGGGATACTCATGCAAAAAGAAATGCATAAACAGCGTTATAATTTAGATGATCTTTTTCAACAATTAAGAGAAAAACAAGTCGGCTCTATATCGGAAGTAGCTTATGCATATTTAGAATCTTCCGGGAATCTCTCTATCTTTAAAAAAGGGGAGTCCCTTTTACATTTACCATTAATTGTGGACGGAGAAATTCAACAAAATCATTTAAAAGCCATGCAAAAAACGACGGAATGGCTACAACAATTTCTTGACCAACATCAAGTGGAAGCAAACGATATCTTCTTTGCCGTGTACGAAGAACCAGAGTTTATTTTTCAGTTGAAGGAAGATTCTTTTTAA
- the queA gene encoding tRNA preQ1(34) S-adenosylmethionine ribosyltransferase-isomerase QueA, whose protein sequence is MQVEDFDFHLPEELIAQTPLLDRTASKLLVLNKRTGETSHEKFPQILEELQAGDCLVLNDTRVLPARLIGQKRDTGAKIEFLLLKQGETDEWEVLVKPAKRVKIGTVVEFGDGLLKAECIGESDQGGRKVRFHYEGIFYEILDQLGSMPLPPYIKEQLEDQERYQTVYAKEKGSAAAPTAGLHFTQELLSQIRDKGVEIAYITLHVGLGTFRPVSVEDVDSHEMHSEYYQVSKEEAAKMNKVKENGGRIVAVGTTSTRTLETVANANNGKMIENSGWTSIFIFPGYTFQFVDALLTNFHLPKSTLVMLVSAFSKREFILQAYQEAIDNRYRFFSFGDAMFIHDPQEGTNS, encoded by the coding sequence ATGCAAGTAGAAGATTTTGATTTTCATTTACCGGAAGAACTTATTGCACAGACACCGTTATTAGACCGTACTGCGAGCAAATTGCTTGTGTTAAACAAACGAACGGGTGAAACTAGCCACGAAAAATTCCCTCAAATATTAGAGGAATTACAAGCAGGAGACTGTCTTGTTTTAAATGATACACGTGTACTTCCAGCACGATTAATTGGACAGAAAAGGGATACTGGCGCTAAAATCGAATTTTTACTGTTAAAACAGGGAGAAACGGACGAGTGGGAAGTTTTAGTGAAGCCAGCTAAACGAGTAAAAATCGGCACTGTTGTCGAATTTGGAGACGGTTTGTTGAAGGCTGAGTGTATCGGGGAGTCAGATCAAGGTGGTCGAAAAGTACGCTTTCACTATGAGGGAATATTTTACGAAATCTTAGATCAACTTGGCTCCATGCCTCTTCCTCCGTACATTAAAGAGCAACTAGAGGATCAAGAGCGGTACCAAACTGTCTATGCGAAAGAAAAAGGCTCTGCAGCTGCACCAACAGCGGGGCTGCATTTCACCCAAGAATTATTATCGCAAATTCGCGACAAGGGTGTCGAAATCGCCTATATTACGTTGCATGTTGGGCTTGGTACATTCCGACCTGTATCTGTGGAAGATGTTGATTCGCATGAGATGCATTCGGAATACTACCAAGTGTCGAAAGAAGAAGCTGCCAAGATGAACAAAGTGAAAGAAAATGGAGGAAGAATTGTTGCCGTAGGAACAACGAGTACTCGAACACTTGAAACAGTTGCAAATGCAAATAATGGAAAAATGATCGAAAATAGTGGTTGGACATCTATTTTCATCTTTCCAGGCTATACATTTCAATTTGTTGATGCACTTTTAACGAATTTTCATTTACCGAAATCGACTTTAGTGATGCTCGTCAGTGCGTTTTCCAAGAGGGAATTTATCCTTCAAGCGTATCAAGAAGCCATTGACAATCGATACCGATTTTTTAGTTTCGGAGATGCAATGTTTATACACGATCCACAGGAAGGAACAAACTCATGA
- a CDS encoding putative polysaccharide biosynthesis protein — protein MTSFVKGTIVLMFTVFLSKLFGFVFRMQFVKFAGEEAIGYYSTIYPTFIFFLSFVQIGLPIAIAKLTAEHLAKKEHSLVSALTKKTWTLFGLSCVVLLPILYFLTPFIATVLLKNEALASILIIALITVPFSTVASIIKGYLQGMNKIDVTAWAGLLEQVVRIVLVSFVLPVVLNPGDPLSSAEYAMGITLIAEIISLSYLFFHYKMNAVKKSVKVQYPTRRILQIGIPSSGSRLFGSFTWFLEPIVFIHALGLAGITAVAASELYGTISGVLIPLLLFPAFIPYALSVALIPAVSDAKAREKKSLLQKRIHLSLRVSAVSGCLAATVFYLHGEHIVEVFFHLSSMGYYLHLLTPIFFFYYIQSPLHAILQALHEARAAFYNSVFGGIGKLFLLFYLASRPGLEEFGAILAIGFGVLLTTFLHVATLRTRKETGVGYFFFFWTYTIFLLTIFIRPVIWPLGELPWIADSSVTLLLAILMLLLSRQIKLTDFQVGWELFKKNLPSTEK, from the coding sequence ATGACGTCATTTGTAAAAGGAACCATTGTGTTAATGTTTACCGTTTTTCTATCGAAACTATTTGGATTTGTGTTTCGAATGCAATTCGTTAAATTTGCTGGGGAAGAAGCGATCGGCTATTACTCGACGATTTATCCGACGTTCATCTTTTTTCTTTCATTTGTCCAAATCGGACTTCCTATCGCAATTGCCAAACTAACTGCGGAACATTTAGCGAAGAAAGAACATTCACTTGTTTCTGCCTTAACAAAAAAGACTTGGACACTTTTTGGTTTATCGTGTGTTGTGTTACTACCGATCTTATATTTTTTAACGCCATTCATCGCTACTGTGTTATTAAAAAACGAAGCACTGGCTTCCATTTTAATTATCGCTTTAATAACCGTCCCTTTTTCAACTGTTGCTAGTATTATTAAAGGATATCTTCAAGGGATGAATAAAATTGACGTGACCGCATGGGCTGGTCTACTAGAACAAGTAGTCCGAATTGTTCTTGTCTCCTTTGTATTACCAGTCGTATTAAATCCTGGCGACCCATTATCCAGTGCGGAATATGCGATGGGGATTACGCTCATTGCAGAAATAATTTCGCTCTCGTATCTATTCTTTCATTACAAAATGAACGCCGTAAAAAAATCGGTAAAAGTGCAATATCCTACTCGACGAATTTTACAAATAGGAATACCATCCTCTGGAAGCAGACTTTTCGGGTCATTTACATGGTTTTTAGAACCAATTGTATTCATACATGCATTAGGTTTAGCGGGGATCACAGCCGTTGCTGCAAGCGAATTATACGGAACAATTTCAGGTGTATTAATCCCATTGTTACTTTTTCCAGCATTTATCCCATATGCTCTATCCGTTGCATTAATACCTGCTGTCAGTGATGCAAAAGCGCGTGAAAAGAAAAGCTTATTACAAAAAAGAATTCATTTGTCCTTACGAGTTTCTGCCGTTTCTGGCTGTTTAGCTGCAACGGTGTTCTATTTACACGGGGAGCATATTGTCGAAGTATTTTTCCATCTTTCTTCTATGGGGTATTACTTGCATTTATTAACCCCTATATTTTTCTTTTACTATATTCAAAGCCCTCTGCATGCTATTTTGCAAGCCTTGCATGAGGCAAGAGCTGCTTTTTATAATTCTGTTTTTGGTGGTATCGGAAAATTGTTTTTGTTATTTTATTTAGCTTCTCGTCCTGGTTTGGAGGAATTTGGAGCCATTTTAGCGATCGGTTTCGGAGTATTACTAACCACTTTCTTACATGTCGCCACTTTGCGTACACGTAAAGAGACTGGGGTTGGATACTTTTTCTTCTTTTGGACATATACCATCTTTCTCTTAACTATTTTTATACGTCCTGTCATTTGGCCATTAGGTGAACTTCCTTGGATCGCTGACAGTTCGGTCACTTTGTTGTTAGCTATTCTTATGTTACTTCTTTCTCGTCAAATTAAATTAACGGATTTTCAAGTGGGATGGGAGTTATTTAAAAAGAATCTTCCTTCAACTGAAAAATAA
- the secDF gene encoding protein translocase subunit SecDF: MKSRGRIIAFLLLIVVFAASISTTAQGVLNNIKLGLDLQGGFEVLYQVEPLKDGEKVTEDMVNDTAKALLSRINVLGVSEPNIQIESGNRIRVQLAGVKDQAAARELLSTQANLSFRDYEDNLMLDGNDLKQGGAQGTFDNNGRPIVSLKLKDPSKFAQVTEQISSIPAPNNVLVIWLDFEEGVDSYAKELTAEDPKFISNPTVKQRISSSDVIIEGAFTPEETKNLAGILNAGALPVKLDEIYSTSVGAQFGATALDKTIFASIIGIALVFLFMLFYYRLPGFVAMITLSVYVYLILLVFQAINGVLTLPGIAAIVLGVGMAVDANIITYERIKEELKVGKSIKSAFQTGAKSSFSAILDANITSLIAAAVLFYFGTSSVKGFALMLIISILASFITAVWGSRLLLGLLVQSGFFEGKPWLFGVKKNAIHPAEEQFDTLDLPTKFDRFDFVKSRNKFFTASILLIIIGAVLLSIFKLNLGIDFSSGTRVDIMAEQSISKNELSSFLEEIKQPSDDIVISGDNNNIGVIRYKENFNQEEVNKIKTDLSKEYGGDSNVSTVSPTIGKELVKNAIKALAIAAIGIIIYTALRFEWRMGVAAIVSLLHDVFFMIAVFSIIRLEVDITFIAAVLTIVGYSINDTIVTFDRIRENMNRSKKITTEEELASIVNKSLRQTLGRSVNTVLTVVLVVVALILFGAEAIRPFSIALLIGLIAGTYSSIFIAAQLWFVLKRRELRSKGPIDVEAQEKRWGSDEPVV, from the coding sequence ATGAAATCAAGAGGCCGAATAATCGCATTTTTACTGCTCATCGTAGTATTTGCGGCTTCGATCAGTACAACCGCTCAAGGTGTACTAAACAATATTAAGCTTGGACTAGATTTGCAAGGCGGTTTCGAAGTCTTGTATCAAGTAGAGCCATTAAAAGATGGAGAGAAAGTTACCGAGGATATGGTAAATGATACGGCAAAAGCATTGCTAAGTCGTATTAACGTGCTAGGTGTCAGTGAACCAAATATCCAGATTGAAAGCGGAAATCGAATTCGTGTTCAATTAGCTGGGGTGAAAGACCAAGCAGCAGCAAGGGAATTGCTTTCTACTCAGGCAAATCTGTCTTTCCGAGATTATGAAGATAATTTAATGTTAGATGGAAATGATTTAAAACAAGGTGGAGCACAAGGGACGTTTGATAATAATGGACGACCAATTGTTTCATTAAAATTAAAAGATCCATCTAAATTTGCGCAAGTAACAGAACAAATTAGTTCCATTCCAGCACCGAATAACGTGCTAGTTATTTGGTTAGATTTTGAGGAAGGCGTCGATTCCTATGCAAAAGAATTGACAGCGGAAGATCCGAAATTCATCTCCAATCCTACTGTAAAACAACGTATAAGTTCTTCAGATGTCATCATTGAAGGCGCGTTTACACCAGAAGAAACAAAAAATCTAGCTGGTATTTTAAATGCTGGTGCACTTCCTGTAAAACTTGATGAAATCTATTCAACATCTGTTGGTGCGCAGTTTGGTGCCACAGCACTTGATAAAACAATATTTGCAAGTATCATCGGTATAGCATTAGTATTCTTATTCATGCTGTTCTATTACCGTCTACCTGGATTTGTAGCAATGATTACATTAAGTGTATATGTCTATTTAATTTTACTTGTATTCCAAGCAATTAATGGGGTACTTACACTTCCTGGTATTGCAGCAATTGTACTTGGTGTTGGTATGGCAGTAGATGCGAATATCATCACATATGAGCGGATTAAAGAAGAGTTAAAAGTCGGAAAATCGATTAAATCTGCGTTCCAAACAGGGGCCAAATCATCGTTCTCTGCTATTTTAGACGCGAATATAACATCTCTCATAGCGGCAGCAGTACTTTTTTATTTTGGTACAAGTTCTGTTAAAGGTTTCGCGTTGATGTTAATCATCAGTATATTAGCAAGCTTTATCACTGCTGTATGGGGATCACGTCTATTACTTGGTTTACTTGTTCAAAGTGGATTCTTTGAAGGAAAACCTTGGTTATTCGGAGTAAAGAAGAACGCGATTCATCCTGCAGAAGAACAATTTGATACGCTTGATTTACCAACAAAGTTTGACCGATTTGATTTTGTTAAATCGAGAAATAAATTCTTTACTGCTTCCATTTTATTAATAATCATCGGAGCTGTTCTACTAAGTATTTTTAAACTGAACTTAGGAATTGACTTCTCTAGTGGTACTCGCGTGGATATCATGGCTGAGCAATCTATTTCTAAAAATGAATTAAGTTCTTTCTTAGAAGAAATTAAACAACCTTCTGACGATATCGTCATATCCGGCGACAATAACAACATTGGAGTTATTCGCTATAAAGAAAACTTTAATCAAGAGGAAGTTAATAAAATCAAAACCGATTTATCGAAAGAATACGGAGGAGATTCTAATGTGAGCACAGTTTCTCCTACAATTGGAAAAGAGCTAGTGAAAAATGCGATTAAAGCGCTAGCAATAGCTGCAATCGGAATCATAATTTACACCGCTCTTCGTTTCGAATGGAGAATGGGTGTAGCGGCTATCGTATCCTTACTACATGATGTATTCTTTATGATTGCTGTATTTAGCATTATCCGTTTAGAAGTAGATATTACATTCATTGCTGCAGTATTAACCATAGTCGGTTATTCAATTAATGACACAATTGTTACCTTTGACCGAATACGTGAAAACATGAATCGATCGAAAAAGATTACGACAGAAGAAGAACTTGCTTCTATTGTGAATAAATCGTTAAGACAAACGTTGGGACGTTCAGTGAATACCGTTTTAACAGTCGTCTTAGTAGTTGTAGCGCTTATCTTATTCGGTGCAGAAGCAATCCGGCCGTTCTCTATCGCCTTATTGATAGGATTAATCGCTGGAACGTATTCTTCCATTTTCATTGCAGCTCAGCTTTGGTTTGTTCTTAAACGTCGTGAATTACGATCAAAAGGACCAATTGATGTTGAAGCGCAAGAGAAAAGATGGGGTTCAGATGAACCAGTCGTTTAA